The Porites lutea chromosome 11, jaPorLute2.1, whole genome shotgun sequence genome contains the following window.
TAGCTTGGCAGCGTCATGTCGTCTGCCCtctatgaaaaacaaaaaagacaaattaacatttagattaaaaaattttcaggTCTTTTACTGAAGGGTAATTTAATATTCATTTCCCTTACCGATTGGCCCATACATATTTCCAATAATTCCATTTGGTAATGCCAAGGATTGGAATTTTACACCGTGAACTCTTTTGTGACCATTGTAGACAGCGCGCTGATTTTTGCCAGGCTTGCTTATTGGTCTAACCGTCCCATCAATAAAGCCAAAACAGTTATCCAAGGGGGATCCCTTAGCTGTTATGGCATTACTGTATATTTCCAGTGAATGAGGGTTGAGGATGCTATCATTCCACTGCAAAATTCTGTGACTGTGTGCCTGGTGGATGTAGAAGATCATGTAGTTGTTTATCATGCATAATACTGGAACAGGCTTCCCAAAGCGAGCTATCATGTCTGAATATCGACAAGGATGGCTATGTCTCTTTAGAAAAATGCAAAGAGCCTCCAGTCCGCTACAGATACTTCTTTGATAGCACTCCACTACCTCAGGAATCCCCAATACTTCAGCCAGAAATGGTAAGTCGTTCTTGTAGAAGCGAAACTCTGAAAGGCACTCGTCGTCTTCCAAATCATCGAAGTCAAAACCGGGATAAGAATTGTACGGAAGATCAAGATTATCGGACCTGTTTAAATCGTACAGGAGTAGAAGTTCCTCATCGTTTATCACACCATCATCGTGGCTAATCAAAAGTTGATTTCGAACTTCTTTCAAAGACATCATGAGCGGCGTTTTGTAATGGCTGCTTAACTGTTTAGAAACTCCCGCCACAACGGCGTTCTCTCCCCAGTCTTTTTGCGGGTTTTGGAGTCCCCGTCGCCGTACCCGTTTTCgttgcttaaggtggctccctagagtaaattggccgTGCGCAGCCAGGGTACTAATATGGCGCGAGCTTTAAAATCCGCGCGACGTCcacgcaaaaataaaaacaaaacatggcgtctcttttaagaaaatttgcGCGAAAAAACTTTGTCAACTTTGTTAATGCAAGAAGATTGGCCAGTTTTAGGCAAACTTGTATCAAAGGAGATGTTTTACCAGTGTCAAGCAATTTACCGGCATTCATCGATCCTCATAACAGACATAAGCGTGAATCGCATCGTaaacaaagaagaaactttCCTTATACCTTGTTCGCAGTCTTGGGGATAGCTGCGGCTACCCCTAATAATACGGAAGAAGACTCTCTGCCCACATCATCCGTCAGTCAGAGCCTCTCTGTTACTACTCCTCCGTCTTCTTCGCACCAGGTAAAGCGTAACGCAAGTGGTCGCTTCGCGAAAGCAGGGAAAGGAACTTCTAATAAAATGGCACTGATGCAACAAGGATAGCGAAACTACATGGCAAAAGGAAAGCTGGATTTTGAAAACATAACCGACGAAAACGAACCACCCTCTAAACGCAACACAAGGAGTACTCAGGTAAGCACGACGGTGACTCTTTGTCTTTagaaaaattttgtcaaaagtacCGAGCGCGCGTTTATGCTAATCATTGGAAACATCAAATCTTCATGCTTATAACAGGCTGCCGCCGAAAAAGAAGCAGCTCTTCCCCATGGAACTCGTCTAATTGACCTTGACACATTTCGGAAACGTCTCCAAAGCTGCACTCACTGTCAATCAGGTAAATGTATGTACTCTTTCTAAATAAAGCCTGACCGGAATGGACTTTGCTGGACTGGACTTTAACATTTGCTCTTCagaaaaaattataatataatCTACCATTTTGTGTTTGCTTATTAAATTAAGTATCTGCTGTAAACCCACAAGTTTTTGTTTATCATAAGACTTTATTTCAATCCTTTGTAAAACTTACCATGCACCTAGtccaaaaaaaacagaaaacaaagaatgaTGCATTATATTATGCACATACATATTTTTACCCCCTCTAAGCATTCATTGTTTGCAAGTGACCAGTATTATTTCCATCTACTCCAGGTATAATTTATACCCTAGTTTGACAACCAAACCCTCTTAAAAGCATCTGAAAAAATATTACGGGTAGGAGCAAAAAAAGAGTAGGAATTTCTTATGCTAGAATACATCAAATATGCTAGATGTTTTATTCACACAAAGCCTTTTTTATTTCACTTCATTTAGGTCCACTTTCTTTTTACAATGTGAGGGATGAAGTACACCATGGCCTAGCTAGAACATTTGTGATTATTTGTCCAGTCTGTggaaaaaacaatgaaatcaaAACTTCTGAACAACACAAATCTGGTCAACGTGTTCCTCCTGCTTTTGACGTAAACACACGAGTGGCCCTTGGTTGTCTTCATGCGGGTATTGGCCAAACACATATAAACAACTTGCTCTCTACTTTGAATGCCCCAACCATAAATTCTGTCACTTTCAAATTGAGGGAAAGAGAGGTAGGAAAAGCTGTTGAAGGTGTTGCAAAAAGTAGCTGCCAGGATTATTTGGtaatagaaaaacaagaagccCTGCAAAATGGTGTTCAGGTTGATGATAATAATCTGGTGCCTATTTCATGTTCCTATGACATGGGCTGGCAGAAACGTGGCAAGGGGCATAACTCTCGCACTGGTCAAGGAGCAGTTATGGGGTTATCTTCTGGTAAAGTGCTGGACTATACAACAAGGACAAAAAGTTGTAGATTTTGTGACAGTGCCAAGGCCATGGGAAAAGAACCCAAAGCTCATGACTGCCGAAAAAATCATGAGGCTTCATCGAAAGCAATGGAGCCCGCTGCAGCAGTTGAACTGTTTAACAGAGCTCCAGACCAAAGTGTTAAGTTTTCAGTTTACACAGGTGATGATGACTCCACAACAGAGGCACACATACAAGAAAAAGTAACCTATGAGGTTGAAAAAAACAGTGACATTATACATATGAAAAGATCCCTCACAACACGTTTATACAACCTTagtcaaaatgaaaaatttgacAATTGTTCCCCTTTATCTCAAAAGGTGATAAATTATttagtgaaatgtttttcatatGCTACTGCTCAAAACAAAGGAGATTCAAAAGGGATCCAGGCTGCGATTAAGTCAGTTGTTCCCCACGCCTTTGGAGATCACTCCAACTGTGAAACTAGCTGGTGTAAATTTAAGAGCAACCCAGGAACCTACAAGCACAAAGAGCTGCCATATGGAAAAGACCTGCatggaaaaaaattggaattagAACTAAATATCATCTTCAATCAGGGACCGCGGAgaaaggtgaaaagtgggagggctaaCAATTGAAAtcgaaaaatttctaactatgggctattgcatttaatatccgcACCCCCCCGGTTGAGGAACCATGGAATTCTCCAGGggtaagttataaaaattgaggatttctttagggGTAGATATAGAGTAAACAAATATGGAATTCTTTGGGGGTGAAGCCTTAATTTTCGcaaaattcttcaggggtaaacccaaattcttcaggggtatgactcaattcttcaggggtaaacccatgTTTTACGAAAGTCTTCAGCGGTGAATGCAATTTTAGCCAATCTTAAGGGGTAAGATGAAAAGGTAAGTCCTCAACCGGGGGGTACGGattttaaatgcaatagccctatggccgttcactgttcaagtaatgtaattcttcttgccatcgaatatttcattgattcgaaaggagaaagacaaaacataaaacttttatcaactcaaaacaactactcacctttgtttggcttgaaaaagctagtaataatcttcatttcgtctgataaaactgctAAAAACTCTgacggagctggaagtacaaaacacgctgccgaacgaagcgaaggggtggccaaggcaattgccaaggcatggcgtttgatcaaggggcaagtcggccccagggcacaattaccgcgaaaagcacaggagccccacaaaatgcctggcgtttgaaattaaagaaaatacagagaatatagcggaatatagacggaaaaaaaacttgtttcaagtcttttttttaattttaattatttttctttttagcgcaaaaagtgggggcgggggcgcaaaaaagtggtggggccgcggccctaccagcccctccccctccgcggtccctgtcaATGACTACTCTACTGATGCTGTGGCAGAGAAGCTTGCACCTTTGACAAATTCCCAGCGAAATGAGGCGCTTAACAGTGTAATTGGATGGAAAAATCCAAAAATCAGATTCTATGGTGGAAGTGAAAGCAATGATTTTCGTGTGGCCTGTGGAGTCGCTCAGACAAATTTAAGATATACCTATATCAGCAGTACACTTGAGGCACTCAATATTGAGCCTGGCAATTTCTgt
Protein-coding sequences here:
- the LOC140952253 gene encoding uncharacterized protein, translated to MMSLKEVRNQLLISHDDGVINDEELLLLYDLNRSDNLDLPYNSYPGFDFDDLEDDECLSEFRFYKNDLPFLAEVLGIPEVVECYQRSICSGLEALCIFLKRHSHPCRYSDMIARFGKPVPVLCMINNYMIFYIHQAHSHRILQWNDSILNPHSLEIYSNAITAKGSPLDNCFGFIDGTVRPISKPGKNQRAVYNGHKRVHGVKFQSLALPNGIIGNMYGPIEGRRHDAAKLADSNLLQDMQRYAFSPGPAGRPLCVYGDPAYPLRVHLQTPFRNMIPHRW
- the LOC140952255 gene encoding uncharacterized protein, whose amino-acid sequence is MAKGKLDFENITDENEPPSKRNTRSTQAAAEKEAALPHGTRLIDLDTFRKRLQSCTHCQSGPLSFYNVRDEVHHGLARTFVIICPVCGKNNEIKTSEQHKSGQRVPPAFDVNTRVALGCLHAGIGQTHINNLLSTLNAPTINSVTFKLREREVGKAVEGVAKSSCQDYLVIEKQEALQNGVQVDDNNLVPISCSYDMGWQKRGKGHNSRTGQGAVMGLSSGKVLDYTTRTKSCRFCDSAKAMGKEPKAHDCRKNHEASSKAMEPAAAVELFNRAPDQSVKFSVYTGDDDSTTEAHIQEKVTYEVEKNSDIIHMKRSLTTRLYNLSQNEKFDNCSPLSQKVINYLVKCFSYATAQNKGDSKGIQAAIKSVVPHAFGDHSNCETSWCKFKSNPGTYKHKELPYGKDLHGKKLELELNIIVNDYSTDAVAEKLAPLTNSQRNEALNSVIGWKNPKIRFYGGSESNDFRVACGVAQTNLRYTYISSTLEALNIEPGNFCEMYGEKMTNHVQKDKLRKSSLAYKRGRANARRQNSVQTAKKEAKEGKTYETGIGLNLDLSILPASTMKEIETIVSPYTPRPLATKVKYDENKFYNFLIFDTETNTTGKSAELCQLSATDQTGLYQFSTYTLPVHDIDHFASKVNKLKIVKVNGERKLYKDNKEVSTLPLKEAMSQFLGFVSRSVERAKSRTNKNVVTVLLGHNSLTFDVPVLLRNSESDFKERLQAMDVFFADSLTLFKTLVREKVSFLQNPDGTFPKTNQSSLYSFLFQKSFNAHDALEDVLALRKILFESRIDLSEKTVVENSGVVSASHAAEDVIYLDRRHILMQTFKGNLHHPQYLKKNMIEKISGSGLAFHDLQRVYSRFGKEGLIATLSQPPSSSPLQSPRVTTTARILATIVKYFEEHN